A genome region from Streptomyces pratensis includes the following:
- a CDS encoding BMP family lipoprotein, which produces MRRVSKIAAACTVSAALAFTATACGESSTESTGSDSDQMKIGMAYDVGGRGDNSFNDSAARGLDKAKADFDAETKELTAKSGETPADREQRLASLAEGGYNPVIGVGFAYSDAIAKVAKSHPDTTFGLIDSVSDAKNVSSIVFTEEQGSYLAGVAAALKSKDGQVGFIGGVDLPLIKKFAAGFQQGVTETNPKAKVQIQYLSTGSDLSGFGSPDKGEAAAKGMLDKGADVIFAAAGGSGAGAIEAVAGKKGAWSIGVDSDQAKDPALSKYADTIMTSVVKNVDSGVYDLVKSVKDGKPMTGTQTYSLAEDGVSLTTTGDHFTDVQAKIDEAKKKIVDGTIKVKTTT; this is translated from the coding sequence TTGCGCCGCGTATCCAAGATCGCTGCTGCGTGTACCGTCTCCGCGGCTCTCGCCTTCACCGCTACCGCGTGCGGTGAATCGTCCACCGAGAGCACCGGTTCCGACTCCGACCAGATGAAGATCGGCATGGCCTACGACGTCGGCGGCCGTGGCGACAACTCGTTCAACGACTCCGCCGCGCGTGGTCTGGACAAGGCCAAGGCCGACTTCGACGCCGAGACCAAGGAGCTCACCGCCAAGAGCGGCGAGACCCCCGCGGACCGCGAGCAGCGCCTGGCGTCGCTGGCCGAGGGTGGCTACAACCCGGTGATCGGCGTCGGGTTCGCCTACTCGGACGCCATCGCCAAGGTGGCGAAGTCCCACCCCGACACCACGTTCGGCCTGATCGACTCGGTTTCGGACGCCAAGAACGTGTCGTCCATCGTCTTCACCGAGGAGCAGGGCTCGTACCTCGCCGGTGTCGCGGCGGCGCTGAAGTCCAAGGACGGTCAGGTCGGCTTCATCGGCGGCGTCGACCTCCCGCTGATCAAGAAGTTCGCGGCCGGATTCCAGCAGGGCGTCACGGAGACGAACCCGAAGGCCAAGGTACAGATCCAGTACCTGTCCACCGGTTCGGACCTGTCCGGTTTCGGCAGCCCCGACAAGGGTGAGGCCGCCGCCAAGGGCATGCTGGACAAGGGCGCCGACGTGATCTTCGCGGCGGCGGGCGGTTCCGGTGCCGGTGCGATCGAGGCCGTGGCCGGCAAGAAGGGCGCCTGGTCCATCGGCGTCGACTCCGACCAGGCCAAGGACCCGGCCCTGTCGAAGTACGCCGACACGATCATGACGTCGGTCGTGAAGAACGTCGACAGCGGTGTCTACGACCTGGTGAAGTCCGTCAAGGACGGCAAGCCGATGACCGGCACGCAGACCTACTCGCTGGCCGAGGACGGTGTCAGCCTGACCACCACGGGTGACCACTTCACGGACGTGCAGGCCAAGATCGACGAGGCGAAGAAGAAGATCGTCGACGGCACGATCAAGGTCAAGACCACGACCTGA
- a CDS encoding ABC transporter ATP-binding protein, with the protein MANHDIDITVSRGTVHALVGENGAGKSTLMKILYGMQKPDEGTISVDGEQVSFGSPGDAINRGIGMVHQHFMLADYLTVLENVVLGSEKLHGIGDRARAKIKEISDAYGLGIRPDAVVEDLGVADRQRVEILKVLYRGARTLILDEPTAVLVPQEVDALFDNLRELKAEGLTVIFISHKLGEVLSVADEITVIRRGTTVGTADPANTTSKQLAELMVGSELPSPETRESTVTDIPMLAVEDLRLTATDPDGVVRAVLDGITFTIHKGEVLGIAGVEGNGQSELVDAIMGMRTLDTGALTLDGADISRVATRKRREDGMAVIPEDRHRHGLLLDAPLWENRMLGHVTEKPNSKGAFLDLKAARADTERIVREYDVRTPGIEVTAASLSGGNQQKLIVGREMSHNPKLLIAAHPTRGVDVGAQAQIWDQIREARHEGLAVLLISADLDELIGLSDTLRVMYRGRLVADADPATVTPEELGSAMTGAAAGHLEAPGATGSDDAGADSSETDPRDGGEDR; encoded by the coding sequence GTGGCCAACCACGACATCGACATCACGGTGAGCCGCGGCACCGTCCATGCCCTCGTCGGTGAGAACGGCGCCGGCAAGTCCACCCTGATGAAGATCCTTTACGGGATGCAGAAGCCGGACGAGGGCACCATCTCCGTCGATGGCGAACAGGTCTCGTTCGGCAGCCCGGGCGATGCCATCAACCGCGGTATCGGCATGGTGCACCAGCACTTCATGCTCGCCGACTACCTCACGGTCCTCGAGAACGTCGTTCTCGGCTCCGAGAAGCTCCACGGCATCGGGGACAGGGCGCGGGCGAAGATCAAGGAGATCTCCGACGCGTACGGCCTCGGCATCCGCCCCGACGCCGTCGTCGAGGACCTCGGGGTCGCCGACCGCCAGCGGGTGGAGATCCTCAAGGTCCTCTACCGCGGCGCCCGCACCCTGATCCTCGACGAGCCGACAGCTGTCCTGGTGCCGCAGGAGGTCGACGCTCTCTTCGACAACCTGCGTGAGCTGAAGGCCGAGGGCCTCACCGTCATCTTCATCTCCCACAAGCTGGGCGAGGTGCTGTCGGTCGCGGACGAGATCACCGTGATCCGGCGCGGTACGACGGTGGGTACCGCCGACCCGGCGAACACCACCAGCAAGCAGCTCGCGGAGCTGATGGTGGGCAGCGAACTCCCCTCGCCGGAGACCCGGGAGTCGACCGTCACCGACATCCCGATGCTGGCGGTCGAAGACCTGCGGCTGACGGCCACCGACCCCGACGGGGTGGTGCGCGCGGTGCTCGACGGCATCACCTTCACGATCCACAAGGGCGAAGTCCTGGGCATCGCGGGCGTCGAGGGCAACGGCCAGTCCGAACTGGTCGACGCCATCATGGGCATGCGCACGCTCGACACCGGGGCGCTCACCCTCGACGGCGCGGACATCTCACGCGTGGCCACCCGCAAGCGCCGTGAGGACGGCATGGCCGTCATCCCCGAGGACCGGCACCGGCACGGCCTCCTCCTGGACGCGCCGCTCTGGGAGAACCGCATGCTGGGCCACGTCACGGAGAAGCCCAACAGCAAGGGCGCCTTCCTCGACCTCAAGGCGGCGCGTGCCGACACCGAGCGGATCGTGCGCGAGTACGACGTCCGGACCCCCGGCATCGAGGTCACCGCGGCCTCGCTCTCCGGCGGCAACCAGCAGAAGCTGATCGTCGGCCGCGAGATGAGCCACAACCCCAAGCTGCTGATCGCCGCGCACCCCACCCGGGGCGTGGACGTCGGTGCGCAGGCGCAGATCTGGGACCAGATCCGCGAAGCGCGCCACGAGGGCCTCGCGGTCCTGCTGATCTCCGCCGACCTCGACGAGCTCATCGGGCTCTCCGACACACTGCGCGTCATGTACCGCGGCAGGCTCGTGGCCGACGCCGACCCGGCGACCGTGACCCCCGAGGAGCTCGGCTCGGCGATGACCGGCGCGGCCGCGGGCCACCTGGAGGCACCGGGCGCGACCGGCAGCGACGACGCCGGGGCCGACAGCTCCGAGACCGACCCCCGGGACGGGGGAGAGGACCGATGA
- a CDS encoding ABC transporter permease: MKKFDKERLLLGIAAPLLAIVVAFLVTALVLAATGKEPFSAFGIMFDYGLKSDSQVYILNKGTTYYLAGLAVAIGFRMNLFNIGVDGQYRLAAFFAAALGGALTLPGALQIPMIILTAMIVGAMWAGIAGVLKVTRGVSEVVSTIMLNSIATAIIGYLLQQGRLGHLDEAGTKVSTTPIPESSHFFEFPTTPTPVWGFIVVAVVAGFAYWFTLGRTRFGFDLRTVGQSGSAAEASGVDVKKMVVTSMLISGAMAGLIGMPTLLNDSYEYSGDFPVGIGFTGIAIALLGRNHPVGIALGALLWGFLERGTGKLEFEGYDKEIVGVIQGVIVLCVVIAYEVVRRYGLKRQQSRVGAELAAKAARNSDQQEVSA, translated from the coding sequence ATGAAGAAGTTCGACAAGGAGCGGCTGCTCCTGGGGATCGCCGCCCCGCTGCTCGCCATCGTGGTCGCGTTCCTGGTCACCGCCCTGGTGCTCGCCGCCACGGGCAAGGAACCGTTCAGCGCCTTCGGCATCATGTTCGACTACGGACTGAAGTCGGACAGCCAGGTCTACATCCTCAACAAGGGGACGACCTACTACCTCGCAGGTCTCGCGGTCGCCATCGGCTTCCGTATGAACCTCTTCAACATCGGTGTCGACGGCCAGTACCGCCTGGCCGCGTTCTTCGCCGCCGCACTCGGCGGCGCTCTGACCCTGCCGGGCGCACTCCAGATCCCGATGATCATCCTCACCGCGATGATCGTCGGCGCGATGTGGGCCGGTATCGCCGGCGTCCTGAAGGTCACCCGCGGAGTGAGCGAGGTCGTCTCGACGATCATGCTGAACTCGATCGCGACGGCGATCATCGGCTACCTCCTCCAGCAGGGCCGCCTGGGCCACCTGGACGAGGCGGGTACGAAGGTCTCGACCACGCCGATCCCCGAGTCCTCGCACTTCTTCGAGTTCCCGACCACGCCGACTCCCGTCTGGGGCTTCATCGTCGTCGCCGTCGTCGCCGGATTCGCCTACTGGTTCACGCTCGGCCGCACCCGGTTCGGCTTCGATCTCCGTACGGTCGGACAGTCCGGTTCGGCCGCCGAGGCCAGCGGTGTCGACGTCAAGAAGATGGTCGTCACCTCCATGCTGATCTCCGGTGCCATGGCCGGCCTGATCGGTATGCCGACGCTGCTCAACGACAGCTACGAGTACAGCGGCGACTTCCCGGTGGGCATCGGCTTCACCGGAATCGCCATCGCGCTCCTCGGCCGCAACCACCCCGTCGGCATCGCGCTCGGCGCGCTGCTCTGGGGCTTCCTGGAGCGCGGCACGGGCAAGCTCGAATTCGAGGGCTACGACAAGGAGATCGTCGGCGTCATCCAGGGCGTCATCGTCCTGTGCGTCGTCATCGCCTACGAGGTCGTCCGCCGCTACGGCCTCAAGCGTCAGCAGAGCAGGGTCGGCGCGGAACTCGCCGCCAAGGCCGCACGTAACTCCGACCAGCAGGAGGTGTCGGCGTGA